A portion of the Pseudarthrobacter defluvii genome contains these proteins:
- a CDS encoding FUSC family protein: MAGLSAAFAAQRLQLAGKAAIAAGLAFAIAPLMPGAASHYAYYAPLGALVAMYHNVAGSVKQGAQALAGLAMGIGLAFVLVSISEPSPLTVALFMGVGVLLGGLPGIGSGSDWIPTAALLVLLVGGSNAEDFSYGYLVQMAAGVAVGIAVNFLIFPPLHLNAAASSLADLRLALGRQLTDMGAALTEKWPPEHEDWSRRSDELAEAARSVRHLVKEADASRRANPRRKLHPRDIDRDYQDLRNLERVTFHIQDMTDVLSDVIWEDDVPYAIPLQDNEPLADAITATGELVSTDDDDAQEWKDRYDAAVAAVEACMAATAGRPASQGTVPASESVLLSLHRILRAVRPKD; encoded by the coding sequence GTGGCGGGACTTTCTGCTGCCTTCGCGGCACAGCGGCTGCAACTGGCGGGGAAGGCGGCCATAGCGGCGGGGCTGGCCTTTGCCATTGCGCCGCTCATGCCGGGCGCGGCGTCGCACTACGCTTACTACGCGCCGCTGGGTGCACTGGTGGCGATGTACCACAATGTCGCCGGCTCGGTGAAGCAGGGGGCACAGGCCTTGGCGGGGCTTGCGATGGGTATCGGCCTCGCTTTCGTCCTGGTGAGCATCAGCGAACCCTCACCACTGACGGTCGCCCTGTTCATGGGGGTGGGCGTGTTGCTGGGCGGGTTGCCGGGCATCGGGTCAGGCAGCGATTGGATCCCGACGGCGGCCCTGCTGGTTCTGCTGGTTGGCGGCAGTAATGCGGAAGATTTCTCCTACGGCTACCTGGTGCAGATGGCGGCAGGAGTGGCGGTGGGCATTGCAGTGAATTTCCTGATCTTCCCTCCGTTGCACCTCAACGCGGCTGCCTCAAGCTTGGCTGACCTGCGGCTCGCACTGGGCCGGCAGCTGACGGACATGGGCGCCGCCCTGACGGAAAAATGGCCGCCGGAGCACGAGGACTGGTCGCGCAGATCGGACGAACTGGCGGAAGCGGCACGCTCAGTGCGGCATCTGGTCAAGGAAGCGGACGCCAGCCGCCGCGCCAATCCACGCCGGAAACTGCACCCGCGCGACATCGACCGGGACTACCAGGACCTGAGAAACCTGGAACGGGTCACCTTCCATATCCAGGACATGACAGACGTGCTTTCCGACGTGATCTGGGAAGACGACGTGCCCTACGCCATCCCTTTGCAGGACAACGAACCTCTGGCTGACGCCATCACGGCCACCGGGGAACTGGTGTCTACAGACGACGATGACGCCCAGGAGTGGAAGGACCGCTACGACGCTGCCGTTGCGGCGGTGGAGGCCTGCATGGCCGCCACCGCCGGCAGGCCCGCTTCGCAGGGAACGGTCCCTGCGTCAGAATCGGTCCTGCTCAGCCTTCACCGGATCCTGCGCGCGGTGCGGCCGAAGGACTAA